In Sphingobium sp. EP60837, one genomic interval encodes:
- a CDS encoding malate synthase G codes for MPDLIEKSGLKVAAELAGFIDEKVLPGTGIEADDFWGGVAGIFERFGPRNAALLAKRDAMQDQIDKWHEAHAGQAVDGTAYRAFLTEIGYLAPEPAPFAIGSTRVDDELARLAGPQLVVPILNARFLLNAANARWGSLYDALYGTDAIGSVPAGKGYDAARGAQVIGWAKEFLDRAVPLADGSWADWRGEAPVLRNASQLVGRAGDNFLLRNNGLHIELVIDAGHAVGRDDPAHLADVVLESALSTICDLEDSVAAVDAADKVAAYANWLGLMKGDLEDSFEKNGAMMTRRLNGDRSYVAPDGSSFTLPGRSLLFVRNVGHLMTTPAVRMSDGAEAPEGILDGIVTSLIALHDLRREGRFVNSRAGSIYIVKPKMHGPEEVAFTNDLFDAIEDLLGLKRHQLKVGVMDEERRTSANLAACIHAVRDRIVFINTGFLDRTGDEIHTSMRAGPMVRKGEMKDAAWIKAYEDRNVQIGLACGLSGKAQIGKGMWAAPDRMADMLEQKIGHVMTGANTAWVPSPTAATLHATHYHAVDVFARQEERKAEPVAGLDALLTIPLAAGVNWSAEDIRDELDNNAQGILGYVVRWVDQGVGCSKVPDIHDIGLMEDRATLRISSQHIASWLLHGVCSADEVDAALKRMAAKVDAQNKGDPLYQPMRGREEESLAFQAARALVFEGVVQPNGYTEPLLHAFRARVKALA; via the coding sequence ATGCCCGACCTGATCGAGAAATCTGGCCTGAAGGTCGCCGCCGAGCTGGCGGGCTTCATCGATGAGAAGGTGTTGCCCGGCACCGGGATCGAGGCGGATGATTTCTGGGGCGGGGTGGCCGGCATTTTCGAGCGCTTTGGCCCGCGTAATGCCGCGCTGCTGGCGAAGCGGGACGCGATGCAGGATCAGATCGATAAGTGGCATGAGGCTCACGCGGGGCAAGCGGTGGATGGGACGGCTTACCGGGCTTTCCTGACCGAGATTGGCTATCTGGCGCCGGAGCCTGCTCCCTTTGCCATCGGATCGACGCGGGTGGATGACGAGCTGGCGAGGCTGGCGGGGCCGCAGCTGGTCGTGCCGATCCTCAATGCGCGCTTCCTGCTGAACGCGGCTAATGCGCGGTGGGGGAGCCTCTATGATGCGCTCTATGGGACCGATGCGATTGGGAGCGTTCCGGCGGGGAAGGGCTATGATGCGGCGCGCGGGGCGCAGGTGATTGGCTGGGCCAAGGAGTTTCTGGACCGGGCCGTCCCGCTGGCCGATGGGAGCTGGGCGGACTGGCGAGGGGAAGCGCCGGTGTTGCGGAATGCTTCGCAATTGGTGGGACGGGCGGGGGATAATTTCCTGCTGCGCAATAATGGGCTTCATATCGAGCTGGTGATCGATGCTGGGCATGCCGTGGGGCGGGATGATCCGGCGCATTTGGCGGATGTCGTGCTGGAGTCCGCATTATCGACCATTTGCGACCTGGAGGACTCGGTCGCGGCGGTGGATGCCGCCGATAAGGTTGCGGCTTATGCCAACTGGCTGGGCCTGATGAAGGGCGATCTGGAGGATAGTTTCGAGAAGAATGGCGCGATGATGACGCGGCGGTTGAACGGCGACCGCAGCTATGTCGCGCCCGATGGGAGCAGCTTTACCCTGCCGGGGCGGTCGCTGCTGTTCGTGCGCAATGTCGGGCATTTGATGACGACGCCTGCCGTCCGGATGAGCGACGGGGCGGAGGCGCCGGAGGGGATTCTTGACGGGATTGTCACCAGCCTGATCGCCTTGCACGACCTTCGGCGGGAGGGGCGCTTCGTCAACAGCCGGGCGGGCAGTATCTATATCGTCAAGCCCAAGATGCATGGCCCGGAGGAGGTCGCCTTCACCAACGATTTATTCGACGCGATCGAGGATCTGCTGGGGCTGAAGCGGCATCAGCTGAAGGTCGGGGTGATGGATGAGGAGCGGCGGACTTCGGCGAACCTCGCCGCCTGCATCCATGCGGTGCGGGACCGGATCGTCTTCATCAATACCGGCTTCCTGGATCGCACAGGCGACGAGATCCATACGTCGATGCGCGCGGGGCCGATGGTCCGCAAGGGCGAGATGAAGGATGCCGCCTGGATCAAAGCCTATGAGGATCGCAATGTGCAGATCGGGCTTGCCTGCGGACTGTCCGGCAAGGCGCAGATCGGCAAGGGCATGTGGGCCGCGCCGGACCGGATGGCGGACATGCTGGAGCAGAAGATCGGGCATGTGATGACGGGGGCGAATACGGCCTGGGTGCCTTCCCCGACGGCCGCGACCTTGCACGCGACGCACTATCATGCCGTCGACGTGTTTGCGCGCCAGGAGGAGCGGAAGGCGGAGCCGGTCGCGGGTCTGGACGCGCTGCTGACGATCCCGCTGGCGGCTGGGGTGAACTGGTCGGCGGAGGATATTCGCGACGAGCTGGACAATAATGCGCAGGGGATATTGGGTTATGTCGTGCGCTGGGTGGATCAGGGCGTCGGTTGCTCCAAGGTACCGGACATTCATGACATCGGGCTGATGGAGGACCGGGCGACGTTGCGGATTTCTTCGCAGCATATCGCCAGTTGGCTACTGCATGGGGTGTGTTCCGCCGACGAGGTCGATGCAGCGCTCAAGCGGATGGCGGCGAAGGTGGATGCGCAGAATAAGGGCGATCCGCTTTACCAGCCGATGAGGGGGCGGGAGGAGGAGAGCCTGGCTTTCCAGGCGGCGCGGGCGCTGGTGTTTGAGGGCGTGGTGCAGCCTAACGGCTATACCGAGCCCTTGTTGCATGCGTTCAGGGCTCGGGTGAAAGCGCTAGCCTAG
- a CDS encoding LysR family transcriptional regulator has translation MMDPDYLLFTRAVDAGSLSAAGRMLNISPAMMSKRISRLEARLGVRLIHRTTRRLALTEEGASLHRDITGILEAIQQAEDRATNRHRAISGALRVSAPTSFGRLHIAPHVQRFLQSHPKVDLELNLSDAYEDLLSQRVDLAIRITSDVPAHLEGHYLAANQRILCASPAYLSEHGAPQKIADLSRHRLLAAEGQLPWRLDNGRMRRQIDGRSHVRTNSSEIVRELAVTGAGIALRSLWDVGPLLAEGKLVRLLDGWEGPSDLAVYAVHPRAAGRPPAVDAFIAFLRQTFRNAPWNVPASKH, from the coding sequence ATGATGGACCCGGACTATCTCCTCTTCACCCGCGCCGTCGACGCCGGCAGCCTCTCGGCCGCCGGACGGATGCTCAACATTTCCCCAGCGATGATGTCGAAGCGCATCTCTCGCTTAGAAGCCCGCCTCGGCGTGCGCCTCATCCACCGTACCACCCGCCGCCTCGCGCTGACGGAGGAAGGCGCCAGCCTTCATCGCGACATCACCGGCATCCTGGAAGCGATCCAGCAGGCGGAGGACCGCGCCACCAACCGCCACCGCGCGATATCCGGCGCGCTGCGGGTCTCCGCCCCCACCTCCTTCGGCCGCCTCCACATCGCCCCGCATGTCCAGCGCTTCCTGCAGAGCCATCCCAAAGTCGATCTGGAGCTCAATCTTTCCGACGCCTATGAGGACCTGCTCTCGCAGCGGGTCGATCTCGCCATCCGCATCACCAGCGACGTTCCCGCGCATCTGGAGGGCCATTATCTCGCCGCCAACCAACGCATCCTCTGCGCCAGCCCCGCCTATCTCTCGGAACATGGCGCGCCGCAAAAGATCGCCGACCTTTCCCGCCACCGCCTGCTCGCCGCGGAAGGACAACTGCCCTGGCGGCTCGACAACGGCCGCATGCGCCGGCAGATCGACGGCCGTAGTCATGTGCGCACCAACAGCAGCGAGATCGTCCGCGAACTCGCCGTGACCGGTGCCGGCATTGCACTCCGCTCGCTCTGGGACGTTGGCCCGCTTCTCGCCGAGGGAAAGCTCGTCCGCCTGCTCGATGGCTGGGAAGGCCCCTCTGACCTCGCCGTCTATGCCGTCCATCCCCGCGCGGCGGGCCGTCCCCCCGCGGTCGATGCCTTCATCGCCTTTCTCCGCCAAACCTTCCGCAATGCCCCCTGGAACGTGCCGGCATCCAAGCACTGA
- a CDS encoding TonB-dependent receptor, protein MKSHSDLAWVACALTASLSASPATAADDAAAAEAAATIIVFGRGEDKIGTAHAASEGSVGGADLLVRPLLRVAELLEAVPGMVAAQHSGSGKANQYFLRGFNLDHGSDFTTYIDGVQMNFRTHGHGHGYLDLNGLIPEIVAREDFRKGPYRADGGDFALAGAAYMTTIDGYDRPWISAEGGSYGWRRLAAGGTVKAGGGDLTLVAQAKAYDGPWEEPEHLRHYAGFAKYAIPAGAGKLEASLHAYRSTWRPTEQIPERIIGTLQCPDVFCSPDPSARGETTRIIGNLAAVQPTWRANLYAQFYDWTMFSNPTYADPDGTSAQIEQFDRRWVLGLTGEKRWDVNPAVQLKIGTENRYDAIGNVGVDRTADRVFLSSLGRYRVNEASAALYGEATLTPLPGLRLTGGLRGDYYHYSVTARDAAAAALGEGSGSDTLVSPKAAIAYQLSPRIEVYANWGRGFHSNDARGAVNVTTPVPLLVRGTGKELGARLQLPGFSFTATYWWLNVGSELRFVGDSNAVEPSGASSRHGYELVAFWRPFPWLAFDGNYTASHSRFDNGDHIPNAFKNAASAGAALVLDPWEASIRVRHLGPSPLIEDNSVRDPGSSIVNARAAWKGKNIQIYGELLNILASRDKDIAYFYESYVPSFDAGGPVEGRLSRVVEPRLLRVGAKFSF, encoded by the coding sequence ATGAAATCTCACAGCGATTTGGCCTGGGTCGCCTGCGCCCTCACCGCCAGCCTTTCGGCTTCTCCCGCCACTGCCGCCGATGATGCGGCAGCCGCCGAAGCGGCCGCCACCATCATCGTTTTCGGCCGGGGAGAGGACAAGATCGGCACCGCCCATGCGGCGAGCGAAGGCAGCGTCGGCGGCGCGGACCTGCTTGTCCGCCCGCTGCTGCGCGTCGCCGAACTACTCGAAGCCGTGCCCGGCATGGTCGCCGCCCAACATTCGGGCAGCGGCAAGGCCAATCAATATTTCCTGCGTGGCTTCAACCTCGACCATGGGTCGGACTTCACCACTTACATTGACGGCGTGCAGATGAACTTCCGCACCCACGGGCATGGCCATGGCTATCTCGACCTCAACGGCCTCATCCCGGAAATCGTCGCGCGGGAGGATTTTCGCAAAGGTCCCTATCGCGCCGATGGCGGCGACTTCGCGCTGGCGGGCGCAGCCTATATGACCACGATCGACGGCTATGACCGGCCCTGGATATCGGCGGAGGGCGGCTCCTATGGCTGGCGCAGGCTGGCGGCAGGCGGCACGGTCAAGGCCGGTGGAGGCGATCTCACGCTCGTCGCCCAGGCCAAGGCTTATGATGGTCCCTGGGAAGAGCCGGAACATCTGCGCCATTATGCGGGCTTCGCCAAATATGCGATCCCGGCCGGGGCCGGAAAGCTCGAAGCCTCGCTCCACGCCTATCGCTCGACCTGGCGCCCTACCGAGCAGATTCCCGAACGGATCATCGGCACGCTCCAATGTCCGGACGTCTTCTGCTCGCCAGACCCTTCCGCGCGCGGCGAAACGACGCGCATCATCGGCAATCTCGCCGCCGTCCAGCCGACATGGCGCGCCAATCTCTACGCTCAATTTTATGACTGGACGATGTTCTCCAACCCCACCTACGCCGACCCGGACGGGACCAGCGCGCAGATCGAGCAATTCGATCGCCGGTGGGTCCTTGGCCTTACCGGCGAAAAGCGCTGGGACGTCAATCCCGCGGTACAACTGAAGATCGGCACCGAAAATCGCTATGACGCGATCGGCAATGTCGGGGTCGACCGCACCGCCGATCGGGTCTTCCTCTCCTCGCTCGGGCGCTACCGGGTGAACGAAGCCTCCGCCGCCCTCTATGGTGAAGCGACCCTTACCCCGCTACCCGGCCTGCGCCTGACCGGTGGCCTGCGGGGCGACTATTATCATTATTCGGTCACGGCAAGGGACGCCGCCGCCGCCGCGCTCGGGGAAGGCAGCGGGTCGGACACCCTCGTTTCACCCAAGGCCGCGATCGCTTATCAACTCAGTCCCCGCATCGAAGTTTACGCCAATTGGGGCCGGGGCTTCCATTCCAACGACGCGCGCGGCGCAGTGAACGTCACCACGCCGGTTCCCCTGCTCGTCCGCGGCACCGGCAAGGAATTGGGCGCGCGCCTGCAACTGCCCGGCTTCTCTTTCACCGCCACCTATTGGTGGCTGAATGTCGGCAGCGAGTTGCGCTTTGTAGGCGATTCCAATGCGGTTGAGCCTAGCGGCGCCAGCAGCCGCCATGGCTATGAGCTTGTCGCGTTCTGGCGGCCCTTCCCCTGGCTCGCTTTCGACGGCAATTACACCGCCAGCCATTCGCGCTTCGACAATGGCGACCATATCCCCAATGCGTTCAAAAACGCCGCCTCCGCAGGAGCCGCACTGGTCCTCGATCCCTGGGAAGCCAGCATCCGCGTCCGCCATCTCGGCCCATCGCCACTGATCGAGGACAATAGCGTGCGCGACCCCGGTAGCAGCATCGTCAACGCCCGCGCCGCATGGAAGGGCAAAAACATCCAAATTTATGGAGAGCTGCTCAACATCCTCGCCAGCCGGGACAAGGACATCGCCTATTTTTATGAATCCTATGTTCCTTCTTTTGACGCTGGCGGGCCGGTCGAGGGACGCCTGAGCCGCGTGGTGGAACCGCGCTTGCTCCGTGTAGGGGCAAAGTTTAGCTTCTAA
- a CDS encoding acetyl-CoA C-acyltransferase — protein MQDPVVIVGYARTPMGGFQGVLSPLKATELGAAAVKAAVERSAVSPEAIDRIYMGCVLAAGLGQAPARQAALGAGLPRSVEATTVNKMCGSGMQAAIMAQEALLAGSADIIVAGGMESMTNAPYALPKHRSGARIGHDRIIDTMMMDGLEDAYEPGKAMGVFAEDAVRDYQFTRQEQDAYAVRSLERAQAAIASGAFEREITPLSVPGRSGETLVESDEQPGKARPEKIPTLKPAFVKDGTITAANSSSISDGAAALAMTRRSVADRLGLPVIATVVASAAHAHEPSRFTTAPVPAITKLLNRAGWSVANVDLFEVNEAFAVVAMIAAKELGIPADKLNVNGGATALGHPIGASGARILTTLIAALENRGLKRGIASLCIGGGEATAMAVELA, from the coding sequence ATGCAGGATCCAGTTGTCATTGTGGGCTACGCCAGAACCCCGATGGGCGGGTTCCAGGGCGTCCTTTCTCCCCTTAAGGCAACGGAACTCGGCGCTGCCGCCGTCAAGGCCGCAGTCGAGCGTTCAGCCGTCTCCCCCGAGGCCATCGACCGCATCTATATGGGCTGCGTCCTGGCCGCCGGACTGGGGCAGGCTCCCGCCCGCCAAGCCGCACTGGGCGCCGGCCTCCCCCGCTCCGTCGAGGCGACAACCGTCAATAAGATGTGCGGCTCGGGCATGCAGGCCGCGATCATGGCGCAGGAAGCGCTGCTGGCTGGAAGCGCCGACATCATCGTCGCGGGCGGCATGGAAAGCATGACCAACGCGCCCTACGCGCTACCCAAGCATCGCTCCGGCGCCCGCATCGGCCATGACCGCATTATCGACACGATGATGATGGACGGGCTGGAGGATGCCTATGAACCGGGCAAGGCGATGGGCGTCTTTGCCGAAGACGCCGTCCGCGACTATCAGTTCACCCGCCAAGAGCAGGACGCCTATGCCGTCCGCTCGCTCGAACGGGCGCAGGCCGCCATCGCCAGCGGCGCGTTCGAGCGCGAGATCACCCCGCTGTCCGTCCCGGGCCGCTCCGGCGAAACGCTGGTCGAGAGTGACGAGCAGCCCGGCAAAGCGCGCCCGGAAAAGATCCCCACGCTAAAGCCCGCCTTCGTCAAGGACGGGACGATCACAGCCGCAAATTCCTCATCCATCTCCGACGGCGCGGCAGCGCTGGCGATGACCCGGCGCAGCGTCGCAGATCGCCTCGGCTTGCCCGTCATCGCCACCGTCGTAGCGAGCGCCGCCCACGCCCATGAACCCTCGCGCTTCACCACCGCGCCCGTTCCCGCCATCACCAAGCTGCTGAACCGCGCGGGCTGGTCGGTGGCCAACGTCGATCTCTTCGAAGTCAACGAAGCCTTCGCCGTCGTGGCGATGATCGCCGCTAAGGAACTGGGCATTCCCGCTGACAAGCTCAACGTCAACGGAGGTGCGACCGCGCTCGGACACCCGATCGGCGCGAGCGGCGCACGCATTCTCACCACCTTGATCGCCGCGCTGGAGAATCGCGGCCTTAAGCGCGGCATCGCCAGCCTGTGCATCGGCGGCGGTGAAGCAACCGCCATGGCTGTCGAACTCGCTTGA
- a CDS encoding cytochrome c oxidase assembly protein: MHHSPVPYCGGAPLPDEFWTRWNWDPLLLLSLAIWLLIALRLAPPRRNAAFGLIGLWALLYVSPFCALGSALFSARALHHLALILIAAPLLARASGALNIRGSLPAWTILQALILWFWHAPAAYDWALSSSLVFWTMQLTILVSAAGFWHVLARSAMPAKIIALFATMMQMSLLGALIAFSGTALYRPHWLTTQAWDLSPLADQQMAGILMWIPGGTLYLAAALFYAWHILAEPDEQPLTYVGLGDRV; encoded by the coding sequence TTGCATCATAGCCCGGTTCCCTATTGCGGCGGCGCGCCTCTTCCCGATGAGTTCTGGACGCGGTGGAACTGGGACCCGCTCCTCCTTCTTTCCCTTGCCATCTGGCTGCTCATCGCCCTGCGGCTTGCGCCCCCCCGCCGAAATGCCGCGTTTGGTCTCATCGGCCTTTGGGCGCTCCTCTATGTATCCCCCTTTTGCGCCTTGGGCTCGGCCCTTTTTTCAGCCCGCGCTCTCCACCACCTCGCCCTCATCCTGATCGCCGCACCTCTGCTCGCCCGCGCATCAGGAGCCTTGAACATCAGAGGATCGCTGCCCGCCTGGACGATCCTCCAGGCGCTCATCCTCTGGTTCTGGCACGCCCCGGCCGCCTATGACTGGGCCCTGTCCTCCTCGCTTGTCTTTTGGACGATGCAACTGACTATCCTCGTCTCCGCCGCCGGCTTCTGGCATGTGCTCGCGCGTTCGGCGATGCCTGCTAAGATCATCGCGCTCTTCGCGACCATGATGCAAATGAGCCTGCTCGGCGCGCTGATCGCCTTTTCTGGGACAGCGCTTTACCGGCCGCACTGGCTGACCACCCAAGCCTGGGACCTCAGCCCATTGGCCGATCAGCAGATGGCGGGCATCCTCATGTGGATTCCGGGCGGCACGCTCTACCTCGCGGCAGCCCTCTTTTACGCTTGGCACATATTGGCCGAGCCGGATGAACAGCCCCTGACCTATGTCGGTCTGGGCGACAGGGTATAG
- a CDS encoding c-type cytochrome: MRRLPSSLWFVTWLGGFGVLGSLASFVVQQRQETAQQETHAQALTDGVVERGERAIIARQCNACHEIPGMAGARGAAAPSLGGFAARKTVAGVLRNDPVALVRWVRFPQSVVPGNAMPNMGIGDQEARDIAAYLYTLSPRPT; this comes from the coding sequence ATGAGGCGCCTTCCATCAAGCCTTTGGTTCGTAACCTGGTTGGGCGGCTTCGGCGTGCTTGGATCCCTCGCCAGCTTTGTGGTGCAGCAGCGACAGGAAACCGCCCAGCAGGAAACGCATGCGCAGGCGCTGACCGACGGCGTCGTGGAACGGGGCGAGCGCGCGATCATCGCGCGGCAATGCAACGCTTGTCACGAGATACCGGGCATGGCCGGAGCGCGGGGTGCTGCTGCTCCTTCGCTGGGGGGATTTGCTGCGCGCAAGACGGTGGCGGGTGTGCTGCGCAACGATCCCGTGGCCTTGGTGCGCTGGGTCCGCTTCCCGCAATCCGTGGTCCCGGGCAACGCCATGCCGAACATGGGGATCGGCGATCAGGAGGCGCGGGACATAGCCGCTTATCTCTATACCCTGTCGCCCAGACCGACATAG
- a CDS encoding cytochrome c oxidase subunit 3 yields MSDRPISIHGDVSDLPTSRDGPASLAWWGNVGFMAIEGTAFLLAGGSYLYLMVASPSWPPKGFAPPELLWGIIFTAGLLLSEIPNGWLIKKAKARNERAVRIGIVIMTAVAFLLFVPRALEFTVLGLRWDENAYGSVLWMLMILHTVHLVTDWGDTLVLALWLHTHEVGDRQFADVEDNGNYWRFVELSWLPIYALVYWAPRMA; encoded by the coding sequence ATGAGCGACCGGCCGATCTCCATCCATGGCGATGTGTCGGACCTGCCCACGAGCAGGGACGGCCCGGCGAGCCTCGCCTGGTGGGGCAATGTCGGCTTCATGGCGATCGAAGGCACCGCCTTCCTGCTGGCGGGCGGGTCTTACCTGTATCTGATGGTGGCCAGCCCGTCCTGGCCGCCGAAGGGTTTTGCTCCGCCGGAACTTCTATGGGGCATCATCTTTACGGCGGGGCTGCTGCTCAGCGAGATACCCAATGGTTGGCTTATCAAGAAGGCGAAAGCGCGGAACGAGCGGGCCGTCAGGATCGGCATCGTCATCATGACGGCGGTCGCGTTCCTGCTGTTCGTGCCGCGCGCCTTGGAGTTCACGGTGCTGGGGTTGCGATGGGACGAGAATGCCTATGGCTCCGTCCTGTGGATGCTGATGATCCTGCACACCGTTCATCTGGTGACCGACTGGGGCGACACGCTGGTGCTGGCGCTGTGGCTGCACACGCATGAGGTGGGTGACCGGCAGTTCGCCGATGTCGAGGATAATGGCAATTACTGGCGGTTCGTCGAGCTGAGCTGGCTGCCGATCTATGCGCTGGTCTATTGGGCGCCGAGGATGGCATGA
- a CDS encoding cbb3-type cytochrome c oxidase subunit I encodes MSVEHDMLRATWSDPPGLWGFLTSVNPHRIAGRYILTAMALLILSGLLALDMRVQLSQPQMHRMTAQLYNESFALHGSTMLFLVSVPVMEAMAMWLVPLMLGQRTMAFPRLNAFSFWLYLGGVLMLWLPHMVGVTPDLGWFEYPPLSGLSYSPGHRADIWAQMITFTEVAALSVSVNVAVTILKMRPPGMTLARMPAFLWAMLVSAVMTILALPAVMLVTSMLIADRLVSTHFFSPASGGDVLLFQHLFWFFGHPEVYIIFLPGLGFVSAIVETFSRRRLFGHVPVVLSMLAIAFLAFGLWVHHMFAVGLPKVGNALYTAASMAIALPAGIQIFCFIATIALGRPSFRTPLLWIVAFILTFVIGGLSGVMTASAPLDLQLTDSYFVVAHLHYVLIGGAMFPLFGAFTYWYPKATGRMMSDGWGIVSCALIVAGFNIAFFPMHILGLMGMPRRIYTYGPEMGWGDLNLVATGGTVIASAGATIFVANAFLSYWRGKHAGADPWGGSTLEWASSSPPPAYGFAYVPVVTSAAPMWDAVLEPFPVLRGLSSQCREVLVTSLLDARPQYRQLSPGPSIWPLIAALVTSALFVGSIFTPWALIWGALPLAVALTIWFWPTRPRRKEAKA; translated from the coding sequence ATGAGCGTGGAGCATGACATGCTGCGCGCAACCTGGTCGGACCCGCCGGGGCTGTGGGGTTTCCTGACGAGCGTGAACCCCCATCGGATTGCGGGGCGCTACATCCTAACGGCGATGGCGCTGTTGATCCTGTCCGGGCTGCTGGCGCTCGACATGCGCGTGCAGCTAAGCCAGCCGCAGATGCACCGGATGACGGCGCAGCTCTATAATGAATCCTTCGCCCTGCATGGATCGACCATGTTGTTCCTGGTGTCGGTGCCGGTGATGGAGGCCATGGCGATGTGGCTGGTGCCGTTGATGCTGGGACAGCGCACGATGGCGTTCCCGCGCCTCAACGCGTTCAGTTTTTGGCTGTATCTGGGCGGGGTCCTGATGCTGTGGCTGCCGCATATGGTGGGGGTGACGCCCGACCTTGGCTGGTTCGAATATCCGCCGCTATCAGGTCTATCCTATTCGCCAGGACATCGCGCGGACATTTGGGCGCAGATGATCACCTTTACCGAGGTCGCCGCGCTTTCCGTGTCGGTCAATGTCGCCGTCACTATTTTGAAGATGCGCCCGCCCGGCATGACGCTAGCGCGGATGCCTGCTTTCCTGTGGGCGATGCTGGTGTCGGCGGTGATGACCATTTTGGCGCTCCCCGCGGTCATGCTGGTGACGTCCATGCTGATTGCCGACCGCCTCGTATCGACGCATTTCTTCAGTCCAGCGAGCGGCGGCGACGTGCTGTTGTTCCAGCACCTATTCTGGTTCTTCGGTCATCCGGAAGTTTACATCATCTTCCTACCGGGGTTGGGTTTTGTTTCCGCGATCGTCGAGACATTTTCACGGCGACGGCTGTTTGGTCATGTGCCGGTCGTGCTGTCGATGCTGGCCATCGCCTTCCTCGCCTTTGGCCTATGGGTGCATCATATGTTCGCGGTCGGCCTACCCAAGGTCGGGAACGCGCTCTATACGGCGGCGAGCATGGCGATCGCACTGCCCGCTGGTATCCAGATATTCTGCTTCATCGCGACGATTGCCCTGGGACGGCCGAGCTTTCGCACGCCGCTGCTGTGGATCGTAGCGTTCATCCTGACGTTCGTCATCGGCGGGTTGTCCGGCGTGATGACCGCGTCCGCGCCGCTCGACCTGCAGCTGACCGATAGCTATTTCGTTGTCGCGCACCTGCATTATGTGCTGATCGGCGGTGCGATGTTCCCGCTTTTTGGCGCCTTCACCTATTGGTATCCCAAGGCGACCGGGCGGATGATGTCGGATGGCTGGGGGATCGTCAGCTGCGCGCTGATCGTCGCGGGGTTCAACATCGCCTTCTTTCCCATGCACATATTGGGCCTGATGGGCATGCCGCGGCGCATCTACACCTATGGGCCGGAGATGGGCTGGGGCGATCTGAACCTGGTTGCGACAGGGGGAACGGTTATCGCTTCGGCGGGAGCGACGATCTTCGTGGCCAATGCCTTTCTTAGCTATTGGCGGGGGAAGCATGCGGGAGCTGACCCCTGGGGCGGATCGACGCTTGAATGGGCGAGCAGTTCGCCGCCGCCCGCCTATGGCTTTGCCTATGTGCCGGTGGTCACAAGCGCCGCGCCGATGTGGGATGCTGTGCTGGAGCCCTTCCCCGTGCTGCGCGGGCTGTCGAGCCAATGCCGGGAGGTGCTCGTCACATCGCTGCTCGATGCAAGGCCGCAATATCGTCAGCTGAGTCCTGGACCGTCCATCTGGCCGTTGATCGCGGCGCTTGTGACGTCGGCATTGTTCGTCGGAAGCATCTTCACGCCTTGGGCGCTGATATGGGGGGCGCTGCCACTGGCTGTGGCGCTCACCATCTGGTTCTGGCCGACGCGCCCCCGTCGCAAGGAGGCGAAGGCATGA
- a CDS encoding cytochrome c oxidase subunit II translates to MSRWQLLLALATLPGCGQRQSALHPAADHAATLMSLFQLMLWVCGIAYLLVILFLGWSLVRRRAVAETGETGVRAMLGIWIGLILLGLVILAVGSFLADRTLGAASQKALRVRVTGHQWWWRIEYEAGRGRWIETANELHLPMGVPVTLELRAADVIHSFWVPNLAGKMDMIPGRINSMTVTPGKTGWFRGQCAEFCGTQHANMALVAKVERPGEFTRWLAHQAEPVAGEAAGRAIVEKGSCAVCHHIRGTGAQGRVGPDLTHLASRRTIAAGAAPLTRGSLRGWIIQPQAIKPGTSMPPSDLSPQDADAVARYLEALR, encoded by the coding sequence ATGAGCCGCTGGCAGTTGCTGCTGGCGCTGGCCACACTGCCGGGATGCGGGCAGCGGCAATCCGCCTTGCACCCTGCGGCCGACCATGCGGCGACGCTGATGTCGCTGTTTCAACTCATGCTGTGGGTGTGCGGCATCGCCTATCTGCTCGTCATCCTTTTCCTTGGCTGGAGCCTGGTCCGGCGGCGCGCCGTGGCGGAGACTGGTGAAACGGGCGTGCGGGCAATGTTGGGAATTTGGATCGGCCTTATCCTGTTGGGGCTGGTCATCCTGGCTGTGGGCAGTTTCCTTGCCGACAGGACGCTGGGCGCGGCGTCGCAAAAGGCGCTGCGCGTGCGGGTTACCGGGCATCAATGGTGGTGGCGCATCGAATATGAGGCGGGGCGGGGGCGGTGGATCGAGACCGCGAACGAACTGCATCTTCCCATGGGCGTGCCCGTGACGCTGGAACTGCGGGCGGCGGATGTGATCCACAGCTTTTGGGTCCCCAATCTGGCGGGCAAGATGGACATGATACCGGGGCGGATAAACAGCATGACGGTGACGCCGGGCAAGACCGGCTGGTTCAGGGGGCAGTGCGCGGAATTTTGCGGGACGCAGCATGCCAATATGGCGCTGGTGGCGAAGGTCGAACGGCCCGGCGAGTTTACGCGCTGGCTGGCGCATCAAGCGGAACCTGTGGCAGGCGAGGCAGCAGGGCGGGCGATTGTGGAGAAAGGTAGTTGCGCGGTTTGTCACCATATAAGGGGAACGGGCGCGCAGGGACGCGTCGGGCCTGATCTGACCCATCTGGCGTCGCGCCGCACGATCGCTGCAGGCGCGGCGCCACTGACGCGAGGCAGCCTGCGTGGCTGGATCATACAGCCACAGGCGATCAAGCCGGGAACGTCCATGCCGCCGAGCGACCTTTCGCCGCAGGATGCCGATGCAGTGGCGCGCTATCTGGAAGCGCTACGATGA